CATCGGGCAAGTAACCAAAGGCGCGCGGCTTCACGATGTTGGGATGGTCCAGCATCAGAAGCACCAGCACCTCGCGCAGCGTGCGGGCGTGTGTCCGCCCATGGTCGCCGCTCTCCTGCCGGTGTAGCGCGAGCTTGAGCGCGAACGGCTGGCCGTCCTTCTCCACCTGGTGGACAGCGCCGAAGCCGCCCTGACTCATGGCCCCTACCACCTGCCAGCCGTCCACGACGGTGCCGGGCGGTAGCTCGCTTGTTCCGATCACGGCTTGCCCTCCACCTTCGGCAGCACGCGCACGGCGGGAATCGAAAAGCTCCGGCCATCTTTCCCTCTGAGTTCCAGCACGTATTTTCCCCCAGTACCCTTTGGCGGTGCCTCCGTTTCCACGAGAATTCGCCCATCTTGCCCGGGTAAAATCTCCTCTGGGATTGCTGTCATCGTTCGCACCGTCACCTGCCTTCCCTCATCACTTGTCATCGTCGCCTCTTGCGGAAGCCAAGGGTGACTGGACTCGTTGATGATTCTGACATCCAGCAGCAACCAGCCGGGGCCGAGATGGGAAACGCCGCGTGCCGACTCGAAGCCGCCCACCTCGTCCCGGTAGAACTCAAAGGATGTGGTCTTGACGCCGGTCTCGTCCAAGTAGCCGGCCCGCGCGAATTCAAGAGGCCCCCTCGCATGGCACTGGGCTCTGAGCGCCAGCAGGTCGGTCTGACAGGTGGCTTCTGGTGGCTCAAGCCGTACCACGTCAATCCGGGTGTCCACCTCGGAGGAAGC
Above is a genomic segment from Hyalangium minutum containing:
- a CDS encoding DUF2381 family protein → MCQPIIWTLAIVLLLGTTARAQSSTPQERRGRSVTVTGNPMDPPHEIRIAQGVTTVFRFQSPLNRESVEVDGRGTRITVDAGDRSLILEPLLKLASTERLALRVPFADGKAPAHAVFVLVPASSEVDTRIDVVRLEPPEATCQTDLLALRAQCHARGPLEFARAGYLDETGVKTTSFEFYRDEVGGFESARGVSHLGPGWLLLDVRIINESSHPWLPQEATMTSDEGRQVTVRTMTAIPEEILPGQDGRILVETEAPPKGTGGKYVLELRGKDGRSFSIPAVRVLPKVEGKP